A portion of the Drosophila innubila isolate TH190305 chromosome 3L unlocalized genomic scaffold, UK_Dinn_1.0 0_D_3L, whole genome shotgun sequence genome contains these proteins:
- the LOC117786774 gene encoding girdin isoform X3: protein MAGTATATPMEIDEFINGALVSWLESCLPRAELLAGYTSLLDGIIIHSVWLQIDPEPQNNPSELLADLSGNSLSIARAKNFECIVRNLKSLFEEELGQTILVLPDAYMLGYYPESKHGLDQMKTLLTLLLGAAVQCPNKELFIARIKELDLETQHAIVALIKQVTDSHSLVLTEDSLERLSPENMYGHIMRLTKERDHMYLKWIETVCVEPELNVTDGAECGQGVTVPRSPSSGTATSTPSSSSNSESNHLAVECADLRSKNRKLRQELEEKSENLLELREELDDKKLRFDKLRQESQDWFTEAKRASAYRDEVDILRERAERADRLEIEVQKYREKLGDSDFYKSRVEELREDNRVLLESKEMLEEQLQRSRKRSEHAITLESEIIKYKQKLNDMALERDVDRSKLEELLEENAQLQLVAKNLNSTQEIDKSFSDNEDECNSGDNSLSEQLTNNAQTRALKLELENRRLTAALEQLKESSFHESTSKMLELEKEKKKLSLKIEQMQENIQRLTQQNVELESVFKNALEENKKLQDAVDNRQKSYDRQSLEREADRQKLSDAEQHVETLNKEKQRIQTLNESIQRRADDLERLTESKTKELEQYVEKTQLYEQTKQKLYEIEAKVNTYERENASLLKEVTKLKESSEQKSVQLDDSINRVEMQAKELVRLSKAQEEAELVQQKLVELEKQNQELSSQRNIDQEMISTLRNDLVNGTLVTKKVRHNLEKLGLDVNEVDGESTELNVEHVVEKLVRNPETFKTVREIMLNVNREQQHEAGVKSDMCVLCHRQEIYTVEKNIELSASVPVPTAQELRFEHKVRLSPARESAEMLRLQDNNTQLQTENARLSVDVAALGSQITSLNTQHVALQLANSQLAAEKDTLLKDIDALQQEHKHALQDQVTLQCLHDQLSAEYESLNKDKEQLKAAVRDLRQDNRDARETIQEQEQRIEDLTTQASTMKTCHEDLAILRTEHSKLTDDFRNLFATSDRFKNEYKNIQEQYKMIRMEHSSLKLQNTELTGELNAKQDQVRLLQIEYSKVQQRCEMLIQNNADLDSERKALMDNVSQLLSQYQELLAISLEDKKHFHEEEKNYTERVHSLKRQKEKLEEKIMEHYKKSETTVQKKKPFASSLVRRVKKASSDLMNKVPSRNRRSWVDDARTSSQFVIGSESGGNESDNSNEEPLSIASDTHLLQRNIPLRQSLQRDLLDSSIQRGGTVRSSLQAQKRTDLSNSRRNSVHGSLEAPDVTGSSLTLGTAGSRRTVYLIDEHQKLPDGSNSSTQQSQQPQSCSTPTPGNSAANVTAEPQTPQKNDSPATFLMYNRINTTIGGTSTNNDQSPLLQASGSGGSVTGSANQDDKALRKRNEDKSNSICILV, encoded by the exons ATGGCTGGCACGGCAACCGCAACACCAATGGAAATTGACGAATTCATAAATGGAGCGCTCGTTTCTTGG TTGGAATCATGCCTGCCACGTGCCGAGCTGCTAGCCGGTTACACCTCGCTGCTGGATGGCATCATAATACACAGTGTTTGGCTTCAGATCGATCCGGAGCCACAGAACAATCCCAGCGAGCTGTTGGCCGATCTCAGCGGCAACTCGTTGAGCATTGCCCGTGCTAAGAACTTTGAGTGCATTGTAAGGAATTTAAAGTCACTGTTCGAGGAGGAACTGGGTCAAACGATTCTGGTGCTGCCTGATGCGTACATGTTGGGCTACTATCCGGAAAGTAAGCATGGACTGGATCAGATGAAAACACTGCTCACACTGTTGCTGGGCGCGGCAGTGCAATGTCCCAACAAGGAGCTGTTCATCGCACGCATCAAGGAGCTGGATCTTGAGACGCAGCATGCAATTGTGGCACTGATTAAGCAGGTCACAGATAGCCACAGTCTGGTGCTTACTGAGGACTCACTGGAGCGTCTCTCTCCGGAGAATATGTATGGTCACATAATGCGTCTAACCAAGGAACGTGATCACATGTATTTGAAATGGATTGAGACGGTTTGCGTGGAACCCGAGCTGAATGTCACCGATGGTGCTGAATGCGGTCAAGGCGTTACTGTTCCACGGTCTCCCTCCAGTGGCACAGCAACCTCAACACCATCATCGTCTTCCAATTCTGAGAGCAATCATTTAGCAGTGGAGTGCGCGGATTTAAGATCAAAAAATCGCAAATTACGTCAAGAACT GGAGGAGAAATCAGAGAATCTACTGGAACTGCGCGAGGAACTGGATGACAAAAAACTGCGTTTCGACAAGCTGCGTCAGGAA AGCCAGGATTGGTTTACGGAGGCCAAACGTGCGTCAGCTTATCGGGATGAGGTGGACATATTGCGGGAGCGTGCTGAACGTGCGGATCGTCTTGAGATTGAAGTGCAGAAATATCGTGAAAAGCTCGGCGACTccgatttttataaatcaCGAGTCGAAGAACTACGAGAGGATAATCGCGTGCTTTTGGAATCCAA agaAATGCTGGAGGAACAACTGCAGCGATCCCGCAAGCGTTCAGAGCACGCCATCACCTTGGAGTCGGAGATCATTAAATACAAACAGAAATTGAATGACATGGCACTGGAGCGTGATGTGGATCGATCTAAGCTAGAGGAGCTGCTGGAGGAGAATGCGCAACTGCAGCTGGTGGCAAAGAATTTGAATTCAACGCAGGAGATTGACAAATCCTTTTCAGACAATGAGGACGAATGCAATTCGGGTGACAACAGTTTATCCGAGCAGCTCACAAACAATGCACAAACGCGAGCCCTAAAACTGGAGCTGGAGAATCGTCGATTAACTGCAGCACTGGAGCAGTTGAAGGAAAGCAGCTTCCATGAATCTACCAGTAAAATGTTGGAGCTGGAAAAGGAAAAGAAGAAATTGTCATTGAAAATAGAACAAATGCAGGAGAACATACAAAGATTGACACAACAGAATGTGGAATTGGAGAGCGTGTTCAAGAACGCACTAGAGGAGAACAAAAAACTACAGGATGCCGTCGATAATCGCCAAAAAAGCTATGATCGACAGAGCCTAGAGCGTGAAGCTGATCGTCAAAAACTCTCAGACGCCGAACAGCACGTGGAGACGCTCAACAAAGAAAAGCAACGCATTCAAACTCTCAACGAGAGTATACAACGACGAGCTGATGACTTAGAGCGTCTTACTGAGAGCAAAACCAAGGAGCTGGAACAGTATGTGGAGAAAACGCAGCTTTATGAGCAGACGAAGCAGAAACTATACGAAATTGAGGCCAAGGTAAACACCTATGAGCGGGAGAATGCCAGCCTTCTGAAGGAGGTGACTAAACTGAAGGAGAGCAGTGAACAAAAGTCTGTGCAGCTGGATGATAGCATCAATCGAGTGGAGATGCAAGCCAAGGAACTGGTGCGTTTGTCCAAGGCGCAGGAAGAAGCCGAGCTTGTGCAGCAAAAGCTTGTGGAGCTGGAGAAACAGAATCAAGAGCTAAGCTCCCAGCGCAATATTGATCAGGAAATGATAAGCACGTTGCGCAACGATCTGGTAAATGGAACGCTAGTCACAAAGAAGGTGCGACACAATCTAGAGAAGCTCGGCCTAGATGTCAACGAGGTCGACGGTGAGTCCACCGAGCTGAATGTGGAGCATGTGGTAGAGAAGCTGGTGCGCAATCCAGAGACATTTAAAACTGTGAGGGAAATCATGTTGAATGTGAATCGTGAGCAGCAACATGAGGCTGGCGTCAAGTCGGACATGTGTGTTCTGTGTCATCGGCAGGAAATCTATACTGTGGAGAAGAACATCGAGTTGTCAGCTTCTGTCCCTGTGCCAACAGCGCAGGAACTCCGATTTGAGCATAAGGTACGTCTAAGTCCCGCGCGTGAATCTGCGGAAATGTTGCGACTACAGGATAATAACACACAACTGCAAACGGAGAATGCGCGACTCAGTGTGGATGTGGCAGCTCTGGGATCACAAATTACATCGCTTAACACACAACATGTGGCACTTCAGTTGGCAAATTCGCAGCTGGCCGCCGAGAAGGATACGCTGTTGAAGGACATCGATGCGTTGCAGCAGGAACACAAACATGCACTGCAGGATCAGGTGACATTGCAGTGCCTACATGATCAACTCTCCGCTGAATATGAATCGCTCAACAAGGACAAGGAGCAACTAAAGGCGGCAGTGCGCGATCTACGACAAGATAATCGCGATGCACGAGAAACAATCCAAGAACAGGAACAACGCATTGAAGACTTGACCACCCAAGCCAGCACAATGAAAACCTGCCACGAAGATCTCGCGATACTACGCACCGAGCACTCCAAATTAACCGATGACTTCCGTAATCTGTTTGCCACTAGCGATCGCTTCAAGAATGAATACAAGAACATCCAAGAGCAGTACAAGATGATTCGCATGGAGCATAGTAGccttaaattgcaaaataccGAACTCACAGGCGAGTTGAATGCAAAACAAGATCAGGTGCGTCTTCTACAGATCGAGTATTCCAAGGTACAACAGCGTTGTGAg ATGCTGATACAGAACAATGCCGACTTGGATTCTGAGCGCAAGGCTTTGATGGATAATGTGTCGCAGTTGTTGTCGCAGTATCAGGAACTACTGGCCATTTCTCTGGAGGATAAGAAGCATTTCCACGAAGAGGAAAAGAACTACACGGAACGCGTGCACAGTCTTAAGCGTCAAAAGGAGAAGCTCGAAGAGAAAATCATGGAGCACTATAAAAAATCAGAGACGACCGTCCAAAAgaa GAAACCATTTGCGAGTAGTCTGGTACGTCGCGTTAAGAAGGCCAGCTCCGATTTGATGAACAAGGTACCGAGTCGG AATCGACGCTCTTGGGTGGATGATGCACGTACCAGCTCACAGTTTGTCATCGGCTCCGAATCGGGTGGCAATGAGTCTGACAATAGCAATGAGGAACCTCTGTCCATTGCATCCGATACGCATCTCTTGCAACGTAATATTCCCTTGCGTCAGAGCCTACAACG AGATTTACTGGATAGCTCTATTCAACGAGGTGGCACTGTGCGAAGTAGCCTGCAGGCACAGAAACGTACGGATTTGAGTAACTCACGTAGAAATAGCGTGCACGG CAGTCTGGAAGCGCCTGATGTAACCGGCAGCAGTTTAACACTCGGAACAGCGGGCTCACGTCGCACTGTCTATTTGATCGACGAGCATCAAAAGCTGCCCGATGGCTCCAATAGCTCCACTCAGCAATCCCAACAGCCGCAATCCTGCTCGACGCCAACACCCGGCAACAGTGCCGCCAACGTTACTGCCGAGCCGCAAACGCCACAGAAGAACGACAGTCCGGCTACATTTCTTATGTATAATCGCATTAATACCACAATTGGAGGCACATCAACCAACAACGATCAGAGTCCGCTGCTGCAGGCCAGTGGCAGTGGCGGCAGCGTCACCGGCTCTGCAAACCAGGATGATAAAGCGTTACGCAAACGCAATGAAGATAAAAGCAATAGCATTTG cattttagtttaa
- the LOC117786774 gene encoding girdin isoform X4 gives MAGTATATPMEIDEFINGALVSWLESCLPRAELLAGYTSLLDGIIIHSVWLQIDPEPQNNPSELLADLSGNSLSIARAKNFECIVRNLKSLFEEELGQTILVLPDAYMLGYYPESKHGLDQMKTLLTLLLGAAVQCPNKELFIARIKELDLETQHAIVALIKQVTDSHSLVLTEDSLERLSPENMYGHIMRLTKERDHMYLKWIETVCVEPELNVTDGAECGQGVTVPRSPSSGTATSTPSSSSNSESNHLAVECADLRSKNRKLRQELEEKSENLLELREELDDKKLRFDKLRQESQDWFTEAKRASAYRDEVDILRERAERADRLEIEVQKYREKLGDSDFYKSRVEELREDNRVLLESKEMLEEQLQRSRKRSEHAITLESEIIKYKQKLNDMALERDVDRSKLEELLEENAQLQLVAKNLNSTQEIDKSFSDNEDECNSGDNSLSEQLTNNAQTRALKLELENRRLTAALEQLKESSFHESTSKMLELEKEKKKLSLKIEQMQENIQRLTQQNVELESVFKNALEENKKLQDAVDNRQKSYDRQSLEREADRQKLSDAEQHVETLNKEKQRIQTLNESIQRRADDLERLTESKTKELEQYVEKTQLYEQTKQKLYEIEAKVNTYERENASLLKEVTKLKESSEQKSVQLDDSINRVEMQAKELVRLSKAQEEAELVQQKLVELEKQNQELSSQRNIDQEMISTLRNDLVNGTLVTKKVRHNLEKLGLDVNEVDGESTELNVEHVVEKLVRNPETFKTVREIMLNVNREQQHEAGVKSDMCVLCHRQEIYTVEKNIELSASVPVPTAQELRFEHKVRLSPARESAEMLRLQDNNTQLQTENARLSVDVAALGSQITSLNTQHVALQLANSQLAAEKDTLLKDIDALQQEHKHALQDQVTLQCLHDQLSAEYESLNKDKEQLKAAVRDLRQDNRDARETIQEQEQRIEDLTTQASTMKTCHEDLAILRTEHSKLTDDFRNLFATSDRFKNEYKNIQEQYKMIRMEHSSLKLQNTELTGELNAKQDQVRLLQIEYSKVQQRCEMLIQNNADLDSERKALMDNVSQLLSQYQELLAISLEDKKHFHEEEKNYTERVHSLKRQKEKLEEKIMEHYKKSETTVQKKKPFASSLVRRVKKASSDLMNKNRRSWVDDARTSSQFVIGSESGGNESDNSNEEPLSIASDTHLLQRNIPLRQSLQRDLLDSSIQRGGTVRSSLQAQKRTDLSNSRRNSVHGSLEAPDVTGSSLTLGTAGSRRTVYLIDEHQKLPDGSNSSTQQSQQPQSCSTPTPGNSAANVTAEPQTPQKNDSPATFLMYNRINTTIGGTSTNNDQSPLLQASGSGGSVTGSANQDDKALRKRNEDKSNSIWYEYGCV, from the exons ATGGCTGGCACGGCAACCGCAACACCAATGGAAATTGACGAATTCATAAATGGAGCGCTCGTTTCTTGG TTGGAATCATGCCTGCCACGTGCCGAGCTGCTAGCCGGTTACACCTCGCTGCTGGATGGCATCATAATACACAGTGTTTGGCTTCAGATCGATCCGGAGCCACAGAACAATCCCAGCGAGCTGTTGGCCGATCTCAGCGGCAACTCGTTGAGCATTGCCCGTGCTAAGAACTTTGAGTGCATTGTAAGGAATTTAAAGTCACTGTTCGAGGAGGAACTGGGTCAAACGATTCTGGTGCTGCCTGATGCGTACATGTTGGGCTACTATCCGGAAAGTAAGCATGGACTGGATCAGATGAAAACACTGCTCACACTGTTGCTGGGCGCGGCAGTGCAATGTCCCAACAAGGAGCTGTTCATCGCACGCATCAAGGAGCTGGATCTTGAGACGCAGCATGCAATTGTGGCACTGATTAAGCAGGTCACAGATAGCCACAGTCTGGTGCTTACTGAGGACTCACTGGAGCGTCTCTCTCCGGAGAATATGTATGGTCACATAATGCGTCTAACCAAGGAACGTGATCACATGTATTTGAAATGGATTGAGACGGTTTGCGTGGAACCCGAGCTGAATGTCACCGATGGTGCTGAATGCGGTCAAGGCGTTACTGTTCCACGGTCTCCCTCCAGTGGCACAGCAACCTCAACACCATCATCGTCTTCCAATTCTGAGAGCAATCATTTAGCAGTGGAGTGCGCGGATTTAAGATCAAAAAATCGCAAATTACGTCAAGAACT GGAGGAGAAATCAGAGAATCTACTGGAACTGCGCGAGGAACTGGATGACAAAAAACTGCGTTTCGACAAGCTGCGTCAGGAA AGCCAGGATTGGTTTACGGAGGCCAAACGTGCGTCAGCTTATCGGGATGAGGTGGACATATTGCGGGAGCGTGCTGAACGTGCGGATCGTCTTGAGATTGAAGTGCAGAAATATCGTGAAAAGCTCGGCGACTccgatttttataaatcaCGAGTCGAAGAACTACGAGAGGATAATCGCGTGCTTTTGGAATCCAA agaAATGCTGGAGGAACAACTGCAGCGATCCCGCAAGCGTTCAGAGCACGCCATCACCTTGGAGTCGGAGATCATTAAATACAAACAGAAATTGAATGACATGGCACTGGAGCGTGATGTGGATCGATCTAAGCTAGAGGAGCTGCTGGAGGAGAATGCGCAACTGCAGCTGGTGGCAAAGAATTTGAATTCAACGCAGGAGATTGACAAATCCTTTTCAGACAATGAGGACGAATGCAATTCGGGTGACAACAGTTTATCCGAGCAGCTCACAAACAATGCACAAACGCGAGCCCTAAAACTGGAGCTGGAGAATCGTCGATTAACTGCAGCACTGGAGCAGTTGAAGGAAAGCAGCTTCCATGAATCTACCAGTAAAATGTTGGAGCTGGAAAAGGAAAAGAAGAAATTGTCATTGAAAATAGAACAAATGCAGGAGAACATACAAAGATTGACACAACAGAATGTGGAATTGGAGAGCGTGTTCAAGAACGCACTAGAGGAGAACAAAAAACTACAGGATGCCGTCGATAATCGCCAAAAAAGCTATGATCGACAGAGCCTAGAGCGTGAAGCTGATCGTCAAAAACTCTCAGACGCCGAACAGCACGTGGAGACGCTCAACAAAGAAAAGCAACGCATTCAAACTCTCAACGAGAGTATACAACGACGAGCTGATGACTTAGAGCGTCTTACTGAGAGCAAAACCAAGGAGCTGGAACAGTATGTGGAGAAAACGCAGCTTTATGAGCAGACGAAGCAGAAACTATACGAAATTGAGGCCAAGGTAAACACCTATGAGCGGGAGAATGCCAGCCTTCTGAAGGAGGTGACTAAACTGAAGGAGAGCAGTGAACAAAAGTCTGTGCAGCTGGATGATAGCATCAATCGAGTGGAGATGCAAGCCAAGGAACTGGTGCGTTTGTCCAAGGCGCAGGAAGAAGCCGAGCTTGTGCAGCAAAAGCTTGTGGAGCTGGAGAAACAGAATCAAGAGCTAAGCTCCCAGCGCAATATTGATCAGGAAATGATAAGCACGTTGCGCAACGATCTGGTAAATGGAACGCTAGTCACAAAGAAGGTGCGACACAATCTAGAGAAGCTCGGCCTAGATGTCAACGAGGTCGACGGTGAGTCCACCGAGCTGAATGTGGAGCATGTGGTAGAGAAGCTGGTGCGCAATCCAGAGACATTTAAAACTGTGAGGGAAATCATGTTGAATGTGAATCGTGAGCAGCAACATGAGGCTGGCGTCAAGTCGGACATGTGTGTTCTGTGTCATCGGCAGGAAATCTATACTGTGGAGAAGAACATCGAGTTGTCAGCTTCTGTCCCTGTGCCAACAGCGCAGGAACTCCGATTTGAGCATAAGGTACGTCTAAGTCCCGCGCGTGAATCTGCGGAAATGTTGCGACTACAGGATAATAACACACAACTGCAAACGGAGAATGCGCGACTCAGTGTGGATGTGGCAGCTCTGGGATCACAAATTACATCGCTTAACACACAACATGTGGCACTTCAGTTGGCAAATTCGCAGCTGGCCGCCGAGAAGGATACGCTGTTGAAGGACATCGATGCGTTGCAGCAGGAACACAAACATGCACTGCAGGATCAGGTGACATTGCAGTGCCTACATGATCAACTCTCCGCTGAATATGAATCGCTCAACAAGGACAAGGAGCAACTAAAGGCGGCAGTGCGCGATCTACGACAAGATAATCGCGATGCACGAGAAACAATCCAAGAACAGGAACAACGCATTGAAGACTTGACCACCCAAGCCAGCACAATGAAAACCTGCCACGAAGATCTCGCGATACTACGCACCGAGCACTCCAAATTAACCGATGACTTCCGTAATCTGTTTGCCACTAGCGATCGCTTCAAGAATGAATACAAGAACATCCAAGAGCAGTACAAGATGATTCGCATGGAGCATAGTAGccttaaattgcaaaataccGAACTCACAGGCGAGTTGAATGCAAAACAAGATCAGGTGCGTCTTCTACAGATCGAGTATTCCAAGGTACAACAGCGTTGTGAg ATGCTGATACAGAACAATGCCGACTTGGATTCTGAGCGCAAGGCTTTGATGGATAATGTGTCGCAGTTGTTGTCGCAGTATCAGGAACTACTGGCCATTTCTCTGGAGGATAAGAAGCATTTCCACGAAGAGGAAAAGAACTACACGGAACGCGTGCACAGTCTTAAGCGTCAAAAGGAGAAGCTCGAAGAGAAAATCATGGAGCACTATAAAAAATCAGAGACGACCGTCCAAAAgaa GAAACCATTTGCGAGTAGTCTGGTACGTCGCGTTAAGAAGGCCAGCTCCGATTTGATGAACAAG AATCGACGCTCTTGGGTGGATGATGCACGTACCAGCTCACAGTTTGTCATCGGCTCCGAATCGGGTGGCAATGAGTCTGACAATAGCAATGAGGAACCTCTGTCCATTGCATCCGATACGCATCTCTTGCAACGTAATATTCCCTTGCGTCAGAGCCTACAACG AGATTTACTGGATAGCTCTATTCAACGAGGTGGCACTGTGCGAAGTAGCCTGCAGGCACAGAAACGTACGGATTTGAGTAACTCACGTAGAAATAGCGTGCACGG CAGTCTGGAAGCGCCTGATGTAACCGGCAGCAGTTTAACACTCGGAACAGCGGGCTCACGTCGCACTGTCTATTTGATCGACGAGCATCAAAAGCTGCCCGATGGCTCCAATAGCTCCACTCAGCAATCCCAACAGCCGCAATCCTGCTCGACGCCAACACCCGGCAACAGTGCCGCCAACGTTACTGCCGAGCCGCAAACGCCACAGAAGAACGACAGTCCGGCTACATTTCTTATGTATAATCGCATTAATACCACAATTGGAGGCACATCAACCAACAACGATCAGAGTCCGCTGCTGCAGGCCAGTGGCAGTGGCGGCAGCGTCACCGGCTCTGCAAACCAGGATGATAAAGCGTTACGCAAACGCAATGAAGATAAAAGCAATAGCATTTGGTATGAATACGGTTGCGTTTAG